A single Sulfurimonas aquatica DNA region contains:
- a CDS encoding serine hydroxymethyltransferase — protein MSFLKEFDEEIFNLCEQELERQTDHLEMIASENFTLPAVMEAMGSVFTNKYAEGYPAKRYYGGCEYADGVEQLAIDRACELFGCSYANVQPHSGSQANGAVYAGLLKAGDKLLGMDLSHGGHLTHGSKPSFSGKNYSSFTYGVELDGRINYERVLDIARIVQPKIIVCGASAYAREIDFKKFREIADDVGAILFADIAHIAGLVAAGEHPSPFPYADVVTTTTHKTLAGPRGGMIMTNDEDIAKKMNSAIFPALQGGPLVHVIAAKAVGFKHNLSPAWKEYAKQVKANAKVLGEVMMKRGYDVVSGGTDNHLILVSFVGKEISGKDADAALGNAGITINKNTVPGETRSPFVTSGIRVGSPALTSRGMKEKEFEIIANKMADVLDDITNTDLQATIKEELKALAQNFVIYNQATY, from the coding sequence ATGAGTTTTTTAAAAGAATTTGATGAAGAGATATTTAATCTATGTGAGCAAGAGTTAGAGAGACAAACTGATCACTTGGAGATGATTGCATCTGAAAACTTCACGCTTCCAGCAGTTATGGAAGCAATGGGTTCAGTGTTTACAAACAAGTATGCTGAGGGTTATCCAGCTAAACGCTACTATGGTGGATGTGAGTATGCTGATGGCGTTGAGCAATTAGCTATAGATAGAGCATGTGAACTATTTGGATGTTCTTATGCAAATGTGCAACCACACTCAGGAAGCCAAGCAAATGGTGCAGTATATGCTGGACTACTAAAAGCTGGTGATAAACTTTTAGGAATGGACTTAAGTCATGGTGGTCACTTAACACATGGTTCAAAGCCTAGTTTTTCAGGTAAAAACTACTCTAGTTTTACTTATGGTGTTGAACTTGATGGTCGTATTAACTATGAAAGAGTTTTAGATATTGCTAGAATTGTTCAGCCAAAAATAATTGTTTGTGGTGCTTCAGCATATGCTCGTGAAATCGATTTTAAAAAATTCCGTGAAATAGCTGATGATGTTGGAGCAATTTTATTTGCAGACATTGCACACATCGCAGGTCTTGTAGCTGCTGGTGAGCATCCTTCACCATTTCCTTATGCAGACGTTGTAACTACAACTACCCATAAAACGCTTGCTGGCCCTCGTGGTGGTATGATTATGACAAATGATGAAGATATAGCTAAGAAAATGAACTCAGCAATCTTCCCTGCGCTCCAAGGTGGACCATTAGTTCATGTTATCGCTGCAAAAGCAGTTGGCTTCAAACATAATCTCTCTCCTGCATGGAAAGAGTATGCTAAACAAGTAAAAGCAAATGCTAAAGTACTTGGTGAAGTTATGATGAAACGTGGTTATGATGTAGTATCTGGTGGAACTGACAACCATCTTATCTTAGTATCTTTTGTAGGTAAAGAGATCTCTGGAAAAGATGCTGATGCAGCCTTAGGCAATGCTGGTATCACTATTAATAAAAATACTGTTCCAGGTGAGACTAGAAGTCCATTTGTAACTTCAGGTATTCGTGTTGGTTCACCTGCACTTACATCTCGTGGTATGAAAGAAAAAGAGTTTGAAATCATTGCTAATAAAATGGCTGATGTTTTAGATGACATTACAAATACAGACCTTCAAGCAACTATCAAAGAAGAGTTAAAGGCTTTAGCACAAAACTTTGTAATTTATAACCAAGCAACATACTAA
- the lysS gene encoding lysine--tRNA ligase, whose amino-acid sequence MIFENKFIQQRIEKANLLKEAGYNPYSNHSKRNTTIEKYLNVNSDIEDKEDKRDEKRHYIVSGRIKLLRVMGKASFVKIEDESGMLQVYVTRDNLPEGFYNDMFKKNIEVGDIIEVAGYPFVTGKGELSLHVNELKILTKAISPLPEKFHGVTDKEIRYRKRYLDLIMNADVRKTFQTRSKVISLTRRFFEDKGFLEVETPMMHPIAGGANAKPFVTHHNALGIDRFLRIAPELYLKRLIVGGFEAVFEINRNFRNEGMDATHNPEFTSIEFYWAYKTYKDLIEITKEYFQYLFEHLDLPTRLPYGDIEVNFDNFVEIPLIESLTTIGGVPAEVTGDKNKIVEYLKSKNISVKPGMNLGQLQGELFDEFVEEKLIDPTFITEYPVEISPLARRSDENPDITERFELFIAGREIANAFSELNDPIDQLSRFEGQMAAKDSGDDEAHEMDSDFVEALSYGMAPTAGQGIGIDRLVMLLTNEHSIRDVLLFPAMKPIHEEHNTQEEEK is encoded by the coding sequence TTGATTTTTGAAAATAAATTTATACAACAGAGAATTGAAAAAGCAAATCTTTTAAAAGAAGCGGGCTATAATCCATATTCTAATCATTCTAAAAGAAATACAACTATAGAAAAATACTTAAATGTAAACTCTGACATAGAAGATAAAGAAGATAAACGCGATGAAAAACGCCACTATATAGTGAGTGGTAGGATTAAACTTTTAAGAGTTATGGGTAAAGCAAGTTTTGTAAAGATTGAAGATGAGAGTGGAATGCTTCAGGTTTACGTTACCCGCGATAACTTACCAGAAGGTTTTTATAACGATATGTTCAAAAAAAATATCGAAGTTGGTGACATAATAGAAGTAGCAGGTTACCCTTTTGTAACAGGAAAAGGTGAACTCTCTTTACATGTAAATGAGTTGAAAATTCTTACAAAGGCTATTAGTCCACTTCCTGAAAAATTCCATGGTGTCACAGATAAAGAGATAAGGTACCGTAAACGCTATCTTGACCTTATTATGAATGCTGATGTAAGAAAAACATTTCAAACACGCTCAAAAGTTATATCTTTAACAAGAAGATTTTTTGAAGACAAGGGTTTCTTAGAAGTTGAAACTCCAATGATGCATCCAATTGCTGGCGGGGCAAATGCAAAACCGTTTGTTACTCATCACAATGCACTGGGCATAGATAGATTTTTAAGAATCGCACCAGAACTTTACCTTAAGCGTTTAATTGTTGGTGGTTTTGAAGCTGTATTTGAAATAAATCGTAACTTTAGAAATGAAGGAATGGATGCTACTCATAACCCTGAATTTACTTCTATAGAATTTTATTGGGCATACAAGACATATAAAGACCTCATAGAGATTACAAAAGAGTACTTCCAATACTTATTTGAGCATTTAGACCTACCAACTCGTCTACCTTATGGAGATATAGAAGTAAACTTTGACAACTTTGTAGAGATTCCACTTATTGAGTCTTTAACTACTATTGGCGGTGTTCCAGCTGAAGTAACAGGCGATAAAAATAAAATTGTAGAGTATCTAAAATCTAAAAATATCAGTGTTAAACCTGGCATGAATTTAGGTCAACTTCAAGGTGAGCTGTTTGATGAGTTTGTTGAAGAGAAACTCATAGACCCTACTTTCATTACTGAGTATCCAGTGGAAATATCTCCACTTGCTCGTAGAAGTGATGAAAACCCAGATATTACAGAGCGTTTTGAGCTCTTTATTGCTGGTCGTGAGATAGCAAATGCATTTAGCGAGCTAAATGACCCAATAGATCAACTTTCACGTTTTGAAGGGCAGATGGCGGCTAAAGATAGTGGTGATGATGAAGCACATGAGATGGATAGTGATTTTGTTGAAGCACTCAGTTACGGTATGGCACCAACAGCTGGGCAAGGAATAGGTATAGATAGACTTGTTATGCTTCTAACTAATGAACATTCAATCAGAGATGTGCTACTATTTCCAGCAATGAAACCAATACATGAAGAACATAACACACAAGAAGAGGAGAAATAA
- a CDS encoding Fur family transcriptional regulator has protein sequence MSKVTTNFQDRTVEYEQLLNNFKELLKKNNLKFTIQREVILETLYSSDEHLTPEALHHLIQEKQPELKTGIATVYRTLALLEESSVVTSLSFGAQGKKYELGAKEHHDHLICTECGNITEFVDKEIESRQHMITKELGFKMVDHSMQIYGICKDCQ, from the coding sequence ATGAGTAAGGTAACAACAAACTTCCAAGATAGAACAGTTGAATATGAACAACTTCTGAATAATTTTAAAGAGCTTCTGAAAAAGAATAATTTAAAATTCACTATTCAAAGAGAAGTTATACTTGAGACTCTTTATAGCTCAGATGAACACTTAACACCAGAAGCACTTCATCATCTCATACAAGAAAAGCAGCCTGAACTTAAAACAGGCATAGCTACAGTCTACCGAACATTAGCCCTACTTGAAGAGTCTAGTGTTGTGACATCACTTTCATTTGGTGCACAAGGGAAAAAATATGAACTCGGTGCTAAAGAGCATCATGACCATCTCATTTGTACAGAGTGTGGAAATATTACCGAGTTTGTTGATAAAGAGATTGAATCTCGTCAACATATGATTACCAAAGAGCTCGGCTTTAAAATGGTAGACCACTCAATGCAAATATATGGTATTTGTAAAGATTGTCAATAA
- a CDS encoding CvpA family protein, whose translation MDINYFDIVAASIILLLGLKGIINGFFKEVFGLVGIIGGIFVASRAGDEVGEYLNNLIFNFESTSAISFMGFLTTLAIFWLLMVLIGFIFKKLSAMSGLGPVDKILGFVFGASKFFLIAAVIAHAAYSVQAVKSSIDSALENSILFPIMVETGSFIMKMDPVNMSDDINKSISNSTQAIEEKTKKLVEEEAVKKIEEIKQELKEN comes from the coding sequence ATGGATATAAACTACTTTGATATTGTCGCAGCTTCTATAATCCTTTTACTAGGATTAAAGGGAATTATAAACGGATTTTTTAAAGAGGTCTTCGGACTTGTAGGAATTATAGGTGGTATTTTTGTTGCCTCTAGAGCTGGTGATGAAGTTGGAGAGTATTTAAATAACTTAATCTTTAACTTTGAAAGTACCTCTGCTATTAGCTTTATGGGATTTTTGACTACACTAGCTATATTTTGGTTACTAATGGTCCTCATTGGTTTTATATTTAAAAAACTCAGTGCTATGAGTGGACTTGGTCCTGTAGATAAAATCCTTGGTTTTGTCTTTGGTGCGAGTAAATTCTTTTTAATTGCAGCAGTCATAGCTCATGCTGCATATAGTGTCCAAGCTGTGAAGTCTAGTATTGATAGTGCACTTGAAAATAGTATACTCTTTCCTATTATGGTTGAAACAGGCTCATTTATCATGAAAATGGACCCAGTAAATATGAGTGATGATATTAATAAGAGTATTTCAAATAGCACACAAGCTATTGAAGAAAAAACAAAAAAACTTGTAGAAGAAGAAGCAGTTAAAAAAATTGAAGAAATAAAACAAGAGTTAAAAGAGAATTAA
- a CDS encoding GGDEF domain-containing protein has translation MQKDELKSLINKMYYELTDKIDSQDGTSARDISSYLCASSKSILDADCKGTTSEIHADLEFKSIYEDIAKESLLSYKNTNNKFQELAQLHKQTIENSSYLQIDIPKISEKFKDIQEHMMSEVQQANDVINNLMNKIKELEQNSNLDSLTKIFNRRALSTFLDDLCLKETNKYDLHLLILDVDDFKQINDTYGHIAGDKILIFIANLLRKTLRDGDKVFRFGGEEFVIILNRIDMKTSVDVTDRILALISSNKFIYKGESLNVTMSIGKTIYYQDDTPDSILNRADKALYKSKKNGKNQITTELK, from the coding sequence ATGCAAAAAGATGAACTTAAATCTCTAATAAATAAAATGTACTATGAGTTGACTGATAAAATTGACTCACAAGATGGTACAAGTGCTAGAGATATTTCCTCATATTTATGTGCTTCATCTAAAAGTATTCTTGATGCAGACTGCAAAGGTACTACTTCAGAAATTCATGCTGATCTTGAATTTAAAAGTATTTATGAAGATATAGCTAAAGAGAGTCTTTTAAGTTATAAAAATACAAACAATAAATTTCAAGAGTTAGCCCAACTACATAAACAGACCATAGAAAATAGTTCTTATTTGCAGATTGATATTCCAAAGATAAGCGAAAAGTTTAAGGACATTCAAGAACATATGATGAGTGAAGTTCAACAAGCCAATGATGTAATCAATAATCTTATGAATAAGATTAAAGAGCTTGAACAAAATTCAAACTTAGACTCTTTAACAAAGATTTTCAATAGAAGAGCTCTCTCGACATTTTTAGATGATTTATGTTTAAAAGAAACAAATAAGTATGACTTACATCTCCTTATATTAGATGTAGATGACTTTAAACAGATAAACGATACCTATGGGCATATTGCAGGAGATAAGATTTTAATATTTATAGCAAACTTATTAAGAAAAACTTTACGTGATGGAGATAAAGTCTTTAGATTTGGTGGAGAAGAGTTTGTTATTATTCTTAACCGAATAGACATGAAAACATCAGTAGATGTAACAGATAGAATTCTTGCTCTTATAAGTTCAAATAAGTTTATATATAAGGGTGAATCACTTAATGTAACTATGAGCATTGGTAAAACAATATACTATCAAGATGATACGCCTGATAGTATATTAAATAGAGCAGACAAAGCACTCTATAAATCAAAAAAAAATGGTAAAAATCAAATCACAACGGAATTAAAATAA
- a CDS encoding class II 3-deoxy-7-phosphoheptulonate synthase, which translates to MSTWSPSSWREKPILQQPTYPNKAELDRVLEELKNYPPLVFAGEARSLKSQLAGVANGEGFLLQGGDCAESFSEFKAQNIRDSFKAMLQMAVVMTYAGGLPVVKVGRIAGQFAKPRSSNTETFDGVTLDSYRGDIINGSDFTPEARTPDPQRMIKAYNQSAATQNLLRAFASGGLADLHQVHKWTLDFAHQGGATQKYEALADEIGKSLKFMEACGITSKTYRTLRETDFYTSHEALLLPYEEAFTRKDSTTGDWYDTSAHMLWIGDRTRQLDGAHVEYLSGVHNPIGLKAGPSMDPEDLVKLCAKLNPNNEAGRLNVIVRMGAGKVGDGLPALIRAVEREGQKVVWSCDPMHGNTIKSSNNYKTRPVDAVLTEMKEFFQVHKSEGTFGGGVHLEMTGKNVTECIGGSFTVTEEDLSSRYHTHCDPRLNADQSLELAFLIADSLKDAQK; encoded by the coding sequence ATGAGTACTTGGAGCCCATCTAGTTGGAGAGAAAAACCGATTTTACAACAGCCAACTTACCCAAATAAAGCAGAACTGGATAGAGTTTTAGAAGAACTTAAAAACTATCCACCATTAGTTTTTGCAGGTGAAGCTCGTTCACTTAAAAGCCAATTAGCTGGTGTAGCTAATGGAGAAGGATTTTTACTTCAAGGTGGCGATTGTGCTGAGAGTTTTTCAGAGTTCAAAGCACAAAATATCCGTGATAGCTTTAAAGCAATGTTACAGATGGCTGTTGTGATGACTTATGCGGGTGGATTACCAGTTGTAAAAGTTGGCCGTATTGCTGGTCAGTTTGCAAAACCACGTTCAAGTAATACAGAAACATTTGATGGTGTAACTCTTGACTCTTACCGTGGTGATATTATTAACGGTTCTGATTTTACACCTGAAGCTCGTACTCCAGATCCCCAGAGAATGATAAAAGCATATAATCAGTCTGCTGCTACACAAAACTTACTCCGTGCTTTTGCATCAGGTGGGTTAGCAGACTTACATCAAGTTCATAAGTGGACACTTGACTTTGCACATCAAGGTGGTGCAACTCAAAAGTATGAAGCACTTGCAGATGAGATTGGAAAATCTTTAAAGTTTATGGAAGCTTGTGGTATCACATCTAAAACATATAGAACACTTAGAGAGACTGACTTTTACACTTCTCATGAAGCACTTTTACTTCCTTATGAAGAGGCATTTACACGAAAAGATTCCACAACTGGTGACTGGTATGATACATCGGCACATATGTTATGGATAGGAGATAGAACACGTCAACTTGATGGTGCTCATGTTGAATACTTAAGTGGCGTTCACAACCCAATAGGACTTAAAGCTGGTCCATCAATGGATCCAGAAGATCTAGTAAAACTATGTGCAAAACTTAACCCTAATAATGAAGCGGGTCGTTTAAATGTTATCGTGAGAATGGGTGCTGGAAAAGTTGGGGATGGGCTTCCTGCACTTATCCGTGCTGTTGAGAGAGAAGGGCAAAAAGTAGTATGGTCATGTGATCCAATGCATGGAAATACTATAAAGTCTTCTAACAACTATAAAACACGTCCTGTTGATGCCGTACTTACTGAGATGAAAGAGTTTTTCCAGGTACATAAGTCCGAGGGTACTTTTGGTGGTGGCGTTCACTTAGAGATGACGGGTAAAAACGTTACTGAGTGTATCGGTGGTAGTTTTACTGTAACTGAAGAGGATTTAAGCTCTCGTTATCATACACATTGTGACCCGCGTTTAAACGCAGACCAATCTTTAGAGTTGGCGTTTTTGATTGCAGATAGTCTAAAAGATGCACAAAAGTAG
- the abc-f gene encoding ribosomal protection-like ABC-F family protein — MALIDLQNISKHYSAQKILTEVNFHVDEGERIVIIGKNGSGKSTLMKIINGSLAQDGGRRITKNDLEVKMLDQRPNFVEGHNVRQAVEHGLKELNAAKERYNELSLKLADDFENKLLIDEHEKLSRYIEHHNAWNLDDKIERIIQHFDLKRYEDKPISLLSGGEQRRVALASLLLQKPDILLLDEPTNHLDVYMVEFLEELLLKEKFTLVFISHDRYFIDRIATKSVEVDDCVLKEYSGGYSNYLTQKAEYIRTLQKQHDNLLGVLKRENEWFARGVRARLKRNEGRKERLMNLREDAKTNPAKIRKMSVELQREAKHFNRDKSINKQKMLFEIENLGLTLGDKELLKNFTTRVLQKDVIAIVGPNGSGKSTLLKALLGRLEPTTGTIKRGEFTVGYFDQHRELLDDDKNLIETFCPHGGDRVSVRGSDLHVYGYLKNFLFPREFLDKKVGVLSGGEKNRVALALLFTKDVDILILDEPTNDLDIPTINILEEQLTNFAGAVIIVSHDRYFVDKIAKKLFIFKADKTIEESHQEYTQYLELEKELKELDDMEGALNEIVKPKEIIKEKVKQLKLTFKEKIALEKLPLEIEELEEKIENTNECLADPKCYEEKGITSIAKELAELEELYELKVEELLTIQEKEEEINS, encoded by the coding sequence ATGGCATTAATAGACCTACAAAACATTTCAAAACACTACTCTGCTCAAAAAATTCTTACTGAAGTAAACTTTCATGTAGATGAGGGCGAACGCATAGTCATCATTGGTAAAAATGGAAGTGGAAAATCTACTCTAATGAAAATTATCAATGGTTCACTCGCCCAAGATGGCGGGAGACGAATCACTAAGAATGATCTTGAAGTAAAAATGCTCGACCAACGTCCTAATTTTGTCGAAGGTCATAACGTTCGCCAAGCTGTAGAGCATGGACTTAAAGAGTTAAACGCGGCAAAAGAGAGGTACAATGAACTCTCTTTAAAACTCGCAGATGATTTTGAAAATAAACTACTGATTGATGAGCATGAAAAACTCTCGCGTTATATCGAACACCATAATGCATGGAACTTGGATGATAAGATAGAACGCATTATCCAGCATTTTGACCTTAAACGCTACGAAGACAAGCCTATCTCTCTTTTAAGTGGAGGCGAGCAACGCCGTGTCGCCCTCGCCTCACTCTTACTTCAAAAGCCAGACATACTTTTACTGGATGAGCCTACCAATCATCTTGACGTATATATGGTGGAGTTTTTAGAAGAGCTTCTTTTAAAAGAGAAATTCACTCTCGTTTTTATTTCTCATGATAGATACTTCATAGATAGGATTGCGACAAAGAGCGTTGAAGTGGATGATTGCGTTTTAAAAGAGTACAGCGGTGGCTATTCAAACTATCTTACGCAAAAAGCAGAGTATATACGGACTCTACAAAAACAGCATGACAACCTACTTGGAGTTCTTAAACGCGAGAACGAATGGTTTGCCCGTGGCGTTCGCGCTCGTCTTAAACGCAACGAAGGAAGAAAAGAGCGATTGATGAATCTTCGTGAGGACGCAAAAACAAACCCTGCAAAAATTCGTAAAATGTCAGTCGAGCTACAACGCGAGGCAAAACACTTTAATCGTGATAAAAGTATAAACAAACAAAAGATGCTCTTTGAAATAGAGAACCTTGGTCTTACGCTTGGTGACAAAGAGCTACTTAAAAACTTTACGACTCGCGTACTTCAAAAAGACGTTATAGCTATCGTAGGACCTAATGGCAGTGGAAAATCAACGCTACTTAAAGCTCTTCTAGGACGCTTGGAACCTACTACTGGGACTATTAAACGCGGAGAGTTCACAGTAGGTTATTTTGACCAGCATCGTGAACTACTTGATGATGATAAAAACCTCATTGAGACATTTTGTCCTCATGGTGGAGATAGAGTCAGCGTAAGAGGGAGTGACCTACATGTTTATGGGTATCTTAAAAACTTTTTATTTCCTAGAGAGTTTTTAGATAAAAAAGTAGGAGTTCTTAGTGGTGGTGAAAAAAACCGCGTTGCCCTTGCCCTACTCTTTACTAAAGACGTAGACATACTCATACTTGATGAGCCCACAAATGATTTAGACATACCTACTATTAACATTCTTGAAGAGCAACTCACAAACTTTGCAGGTGCAGTCATCATAGTTTCTCATGATAGATACTTCGTAGATAAGATTGCAAAAAAACTATTTATATTTAAAGCTGACAAAACGATAGAAGAGTCACATCAAGAGTATACTCAGTACCTTGAGTTAGAAAAAGAGTTAAAAGAGCTTGACGATATGGAGGGTGCTTTAAACGAGATAGTAAAGCCAAAAGAGATAATCAAAGAGAAAGTAAAACAATTAAAGCTTACGTTTAAAGAGAAAATTGCCCTAGAAAAACTACCTCTTGAGATTGAAGAGCTAGAAGAGAAGATAGAAAATACAAATGAGTGTCTAGCCGATCCAAAATGTTATGAAGAAAAAGGTATAACTAGCATAGCAAAAGAGCTTGCTGAGCTTGAAGAGCTCTATGAGCTAAAAGTTGAAGAGCTTTTAACTATACAAGAGAAAGAAGAAGAGATAAACTCTTAA
- a CDS encoding low molecular weight protein-tyrosine-phosphatase, whose translation MKSIMFVCLGNICRSPIAEGCAKKIVKENSLDIKIDSSGTSNWHTGEAPCDNSIKVCQMNGVNISGQRASQFKKSDIEKYDLIVALDDKNVTSLKELGALNVVKLGAYGYESEDVPDPYFFDGFEGFDKVYKMINECVTNLLKEEI comes from the coding sequence ATGAAGTCAATTATGTTTGTATGTTTAGGAAATATTTGCCGCTCACCAATTGCAGAGGGGTGTGCCAAGAAAATTGTAAAAGAGAACTCCTTAGATATAAAAATAGACTCATCTGGGACTAGTAACTGGCATACAGGTGAAGCTCCTTGTGATAACTCTATAAAAGTGTGTCAAATGAATGGAGTAAACATTTCAGGTCAAAGAGCTTCTCAATTTAAAAAAAGTGATATAGAGAAGTATGACTTAATAGTAGCTCTTGATGATAAAAATGTTACGTCGCTAAAAGAGCTTGGGGCTTTAAATGTTGTAAAACTAGGTGCTTATGGGTATGAGTCAGAGGATGTTCCTGACCCTTACTTCTTTGATGGATTTGAGGGCTTTGATAAAGTTTATAAAATGATAAATGAGTGTGTCACAAACTTGTTAAAAGAAGAGATATAG
- a CDS encoding flavin monoamine oxidase family protein: MALKTKEKIIIIGAGISGVYLAYLLQEKYEVIILEARDRVGGRIFSIDGHDMGPSWVWPHQKNILKLMDELGLELFRQNSKGYAIYDTEAKVEVFSAPQSTPSFRVKGSLTKLIDALKDQLENVEIYLNKEVLSVKIKEGFVSVFTTNKEYIANYVISTLPPRVTNRINFEPKLPDELEKKMLATQTWMGNSAKCVVEFKKNIWQEKGLSGFMFSHVGPLGEIHDASCEGKHALFGFVNANANMEDFDLQVTEQMIRVLQIKSDDILKIYLINWKSEKFSSTKEDSKPLKAHPIYGIDTSAYSQRALFSSTEFSYEEGGYIEGAIINAKKIYNKLVN, from the coding sequence TTGGCATTAAAAACAAAAGAAAAAATTATTATAATCGGCGCGGGAATAAGTGGCGTTTATCTTGCATACTTACTTCAAGAAAAATATGAGGTAATTATTTTAGAAGCAAGAGATAGGGTAGGGGGAAGAATTTTTAGTATTGATGGACATGATATGGGCCCCTCTTGGGTCTGGCCACATCAAAAAAATATTTTAAAATTAATGGATGAACTGGGTTTGGAGCTTTTTAGACAAAACTCTAAAGGTTATGCCATTTATGATACTGAGGCAAAGGTGGAAGTTTTTTCCGCTCCACAATCTACTCCATCTTTTAGAGTTAAAGGCTCCTTAACAAAGTTAATAGACGCATTAAAAGATCAACTTGAAAATGTGGAAATATATCTAAATAAAGAGGTTCTATCTGTTAAAATAAAAGAGGGATTTGTGAGTGTATTTACGACTAATAAAGAGTATATTGCTAATTATGTTATTTCTACGCTGCCTCCAAGAGTTACCAATAGGATCAACTTTGAGCCAAAACTACCAGATGAGTTAGAGAAGAAAATGTTAGCTACTCAAACATGGATGGGAAATAGTGCTAAATGTGTAGTGGAGTTTAAAAAGAATATTTGGCAAGAGAAAGGTTTAAGTGGTTTTATGTTTTCACATGTGGGACCATTAGGAGAGATTCATGACGCTTCTTGTGAAGGAAAACATGCTCTATTTGGTTTTGTAAATGCTAACGCAAATATGGAAGATTTTGATTTACAAGTAACAGAGCAGATGATAAGGGTTCTTCAGATAAAGAGTGATGATATTTTGAAAATATACTTAATAAATTGGAAAAGTGAGAAATTTTCGTCTACTAAAGAGGACTCAAAGCCATTAAAAGCTCACCCAATATATGGGATTGATACAAGTGCATATAGCCAAAGAGCACTCTTTAGCTCAACTGAGTTTTCTTATGAAGAGGGTGGTTAT